The nucleotide window CACGACGACGCCGTCGAGACGGCCCGGGCGTCGGCCGACCGACTCGGCGTCGACACGATCGACCTGTTGTACGTCCACTGGCCCATCGACAGCTACGACCCGGCCGACACCTGTCGCGCCTTGGACGATCTCCGGGCCGAGGGAACGATCCGAGGTGTCGGGCTGTCGAACTTCCGGCCGGACCAACTCGACGAGGCGCGCGAGCGGTTGGACGCGCCGATCTTCGCCCACCAGGTCGAGTGCCACCCGTTGTTCCCGCAGCCGGAACTGCGCGAGTACGCCCGCGAGGACGACCACTGGCTCGTCGCCTACTCCCCCATCGCCCGCAACCGCGTCGCCGACGTGCCCGCCGTCCAGGCGGTCGCCGACGACCACGACGCGACCCCGGCGCAGGTCGCGCTGGCGTGGCTGCTGTCGAAAGACTCCGTCGCCCCTATCCCGAAGGCGACGAGCGAGACGCACATCCGCGAGAACCTGGCGGCACGAGACCTGACGCTGTCGCCGTCGGCACTGGCCCGGCTCGACGACCTCGACCGCCGGGAGCGACTCGTCGACTTCGAGCGTGCCCCCTGGAACGCGGCCGACGACTGAGCCGACCCCTCCGACGCCGTCTGCGGGGACTCACCCGGGGACCTTCGTCAGCCTTTTGCGTGCCGGAACCCGATCCGGGTTTATGAGCGCGGACGAGGACAAGTACCCCGGTGACTCGGGTCGTCGCCGGTTCGTCAAGGGTGTCGTCGGCGGTGCGACGCTAGCCGGCGTCGGAGCGACCGGCTCTGCCGCGATCAACAGCGTCACCTCGTCGACCGGCGCCGGCGGTGGCCCGACAGAGTCGATGGTGATCGAGAACACGGACGGTCCGGCACCCCGTGGGATGCCACAGGTCCCCATCGAGATCGACGGCGACGAACTGAAAGGGGTCTGGCCCGAGGTGAAGGAGAAGACCCAGGGTGGTGTCACCTACGAGGTGGCCGAGACGGACATCGGCGGGATGTCCTACTCCTCGGAGTGGTTCCACTTCTGTGGCATGGAGACGTACGAGGCGATTCGCCCGAGCCACGAGCCGGCCGAAGGAAACTACTTCGTCACCGGTTCGAACCCCACCTACGAGTGGCAGTCGGAGTTCGGCGAGACGGACCGCCTCACCGTCGACATGTTCTCCGACTACGAGGAGTGGGGCAACGGAATCGGCGTCTCCGGGCTCGGTAAGCCCGCCAGCGCCAACTGGCGCTCGATGGAGACGGAGAAGAGCCTGGTCGTCAACGTCATCCGCTCGCCGGTGATCGAACAGCTCGTCGAGAACGGCGAAGCGCAGGGCGCCGACGGCCAGACGTACTCGGTCGACGACAGCACACAGTCGTGGCTGCAAGCCACCGCCCCGAAGGGGTTCGTCGCCTGGCTCAACAAGTGTACCCACTTCTGTTGTGTGCCGAAGTACAAGGGCCTGGGCGGCTCCGCGAAGTTCGACGCCGCAGACGAGGTGTACTGTCCGTGTCACCAGTCCGTCTACGAGCCGTTCAGCATCGTCCCGACGTTGTTCACCGCCCGACCACGTCCGAAGTAGCCGATCACGCCGCAGTCGGCACCGTCCACTTATCACCGCCGGAGTCGGCACCGTCCACTTATCACCGCCGCAGTCGGCACCGTCCACTTATCACCGCCGGAGTCGGCACCGTCCACTTATCACCGCCGCAGTCGGCACCGTCCACTTATCACCGCCGCAGTCGGCACCGTCCACTTATCACCGCCGCAGTCGACGTTCTGAGCGTGACCGACGACAGCGACGACACCACCGAGACGGACGACACGGCGTTCCACCGCGAGCTCGCGGCCGCCAGTGACCTCCTGGACAGTGACGGCGTCTCTGCGTTCCACGTCGGCGTCGTCCACGACGACCGCGTCGACACCGCCTTCGCGCAACACCCTGCCGGCGACCGCGACGAGGAGCTCCAAGCGCTGACGCTCCTGGCGACCCACCTCCGCTTGGTCGCACAGGAGGCGAACGCCGACTACGACGTCGTCGCCGCCAACGCCGCACAGATCGCCGGCCAGATCGAGGAGAATCGTCCACTCTCCCCGCCCGACGACGACTCGGAGTGAGCACTCTGCTTCTCGGAAGCGACAGCTACCCGAGTGGACTCGTGTACCACGACCGATACTCACCGGAGGGACGACGAACCCCCGGACGAGGTCGACCGACCGGTCCGGCGGTGGCTCGCCACCAGACACGTCGACGTGGTCGACGCCGCGGCGGTCGGGCGCCACCTCGCCGACGCCGCCGCCAACACCGTGTTTCGGGACACCGTCTACCGGCACGCGGGCGACGACGAGCCGGCCACGGCCGCCCGACGGTGTCGGCGGGGACAGCCGGGGATACGGGCGACTGACGGCGCCTACCTTTTTTTGCTCGCGGCCGTCTAGCGTGACCCATGAGTAGAGACCCCGCGGACGGTCCGGTGTTGGACCCCGACGAGTTCGACATCTCGGAGAACGAGCGGGTCGCAGAGATCGGAGACGACCGGTACGTCGTCTCCGCGTCCGGCGATCCACCCGACGCCGGCGACCACGATCGCGGGGGTCCAGACGAGCAACGACCGGCACGCGAGGAGGACCGACGCGAGTCGGAGTCGCCGGCGCGTCGGGACGAACGGGTCCGCAGCCCGGACACGGACGGCGGGACCGCGGCGCGCGACCCGGCGCCGCGGCAGGGGAGTCGACAACAACGAGGCGGCGAGGACCGCCGCGAGCCGGAGCCGACCCGTGGGACGACTCCCGGCGGCGACGGTGGCACCCCGCGCGGTCGGCAGGGCGGTGACGCGGGCGCCGGCCGCCGCGGCGGCGGCGGTCAGCCACAGGGAGGCGGTCAGCCACAGGGAGGCGGTCAGCCACAGGGAGGCGGTCAACCCCAGAGTGGTGGTCAGCCACAGGGAGGTGGTCAGCCACAGGGAGGTGGTCAACCCCAGGGAGGTGGTCAACCACAGGGAGGTGGCCAGCCACAGGGAGGTGGCCAGCCACAGGGAGGTGGCCAGCCACAGGGTGGCGGTCGATCGCAGACCAACAGCCAACTCCAGGGCGGCGGCACCGCGGGCGGACGGTCGCGGGGAGGCGGCCAGCCCCAGAGTGCCGGCAGACCGCAGGGCGACAGTCGCACACGGAACGACGGGCGTGCGGCCGACGCCGGCGGACGGCCCCAGAGCGGCGACGGGTTCCAGTCGGACGACGGGGGTGGTCGGGGCGGCAGCCGCGACCCGCCGTCGCGGGAACGCACCGGGAGCAGCGACGACGTGGTCCGGGGTGCCCCGGGCGGCGACGACGTGGACGCCGCGGCCGTCCGACGGTACCTCGCGGAGTCGCTGGCCCACAACGAGTTCGACTACGGCTTCGACGCGACGCTGTCCGTCGACGGGGAGCCAACCCGCCACCGGATGGTCTCGGACGACCTCCCGACGACGTTCGAGACGCTCGTCACCTGGTTCGCCGACGCGACCGGCGGCGACACTCCGCCGGAGCGAGTGCTGGGACTCCTCCTGACGAAGTCGGACGTGGCGGTGGAGCTCCCGCCGGACCTGATCCGGAAGGCGGCCGTCGACAACGACCTGTCGGCCGACGACACCATCGGCGACCTCCTGCGGGCGGCCAAGGAGGACGGCTCCATCACGATGGAGTGAACCGCCACCCGCAGAGAATTCTCACTGCTGATACAGCAGGGGGAGTGTTTTTACGTGTCCGGAAAGTTCCATCCCGCATGGCGACTCGGGTACTCATTGCCGACGACTCGGAGTTCATGCGGAACCTGTTGCGTGAGATCCTCGAAGAGGAGTTCGAAATCGTCGGCGAGGCCGAGAACGGGGTCGAGGCGGTGGACATGTACCGCGACGACGACCCGGACATCGTGATGATGGACATCGTGATGCCGATCAGGAACGGAATCGAGGCGACCGAGGAGATCATGGAGGAGAACCCGGACGCCACGGTCATCATGTGCACCTCCGTCGGCCAGGAGGAGAAGATGAAGGAGGCGATCAAGGCCGGCGCGGAGGGGTACATCACGAAGCCGTTCCAGAAGCCGAACGTGCTCGAGGCGATCAACGACGCGGTGCCCGCGTAGCCGGATGTACGTCGACATCCAGTCTCTAGAGACGTTCAGCCGGCTCGCCAGCCGAGGGGCGAGCACTGCCGCCGACTCGTTGGGACAGCTCACCGGGACGAACGTCTACGTCAACGTGACGGACGTGACGCTGATGGCCGCCGGCGACCTCCGAGACACGTTCGCCGGCCGGGAGTTCGTCGGTGTCACGGTCGGCCTGGAGGGGGGAATCGCCGGCCAAACCGTGATGGCGTTCGAGACGGACGCCGCCGAGGTGTTGTTGGAGAAGCTGATGCCCGGCGACGGCTCGGTCGACGACGAGGCGTTCGCCCGCAGCGGCGTCCAGGAGGCCGGCAACATCATGACCAGCGGCTTCATCGACGGCTGGGCCGACCACCTCGGCGTCGGAATCGACATGACGCCGCCGGAGTACGTCCGAGCCAGCGGGACGGACATCCTCCCGGACGGCGCCTTCGAGGACGACCGCTCCGGCGTGTTCATGTTCGAGTCGCGGATCAGATCGTTGGACGACGAACTGGAGTTCACGATCTACATGCTGCCGGAGTACTCCGGCTTCACCGACATGCTCCGCCGCACCGGCGGCGGTTCCAGCCCCGCCATCCCCGTCGACAAACTACCCGAGTTCAACCAGATGACGAAACAGGGCGCCACGAGCGCCGCCGACAACATCACGATGATGACCGGGACGGAGACGGACGTGGAGGTGTCGCGGCTCCGTTTCGTCCCGATCCAAGACGTCCCCTCGGAGGTGGGCGACACGACCGTCGCCGGCACCATCTTCGAGCTCCACGGCCAGCCCAGCGGCTACCTCGCCATCCTGTTCGACGAGTCGTCCGCCGAAGAGGTAGCCCAGGGGATGATCCCGACGGAGACGGAGCCCGGAATCGGCGAGATGGAGCGTGGCGCGCTCCGCGAGCTAGGCAACATCATGACCAGCGGCTTCATCGACGGCTGGGCGAACGTCCTCGGGACGAGCATCGAGCACACCCCGCCACAGTTCATCCACGACATGGGCTCTGCGGTGATGGACCCCCTCGTCTCTCGACTGGGCCGGACACAGGAACACGCCTTCATCATCGACTCCACCGTCCGGACTCCCGACGGCGACGTGCGGTGTGACATCTACGCGCTGCCGGACCAACACGAACTGGCGGAGGCGCTGGACCAGATCGACGACAGCGCCTCCGCCGGCGTCGGTGGACCCTGAGGTCGCATGGACTCGTCAGACTCCGGACTCGGCGGTCGCTCGGAGACGAGTGTCGACCGTTCCGCGTCCGGAGACAAGGAACGTGTCAAGGTGGGTGTCTCCGACGCCGAGGTGACGACCGACGACGTGAAGCTGGTCACGAGCGGCCTCGGCTCCTGTCTGGGCGTCGCGCTGTACGATCCGACGAGCGGGGTCGGTGGCCTCCTCCACGCGATGCTGCCGGAGTCGGCCGACCACCCCGGCCCGCCGGAGAAGTTCGTCGTCGACGGGATC belongs to Halobaculum sp. MBLA0143 and includes:
- the cheY gene encoding chemotaxis protein CheY, whose translation is MATRVLIADDSEFMRNLLREILEEEFEIVGEAENGVEAVDMYRDDDPDIVMMDIVMPIRNGIEATEEIMEENPDATVIMCTSVGQEEKMKEAIKAGAEGYITKPFQKPNVLEAINDAVPA
- a CDS encoding aldo/keto reductase, whose product is MTQFHRFGLGTYELDGQQCVDSVATALDAGYRHVDTAQGYDNERQVAAGIDQSGVDRKDVFLATKLSTDNLSHDDAVETARASADRLGVDTIDLLYVHWPIDSYDPADTCRALDDLRAEGTIRGVGLSNFRPDQLDEARERLDAPIFAHQVECHPLFPQPELREYAREDDHWLVAYSPIARNRVADVPAVQAVADDHDATPAQVALAWLLSKDSVAPIPKATSETHIRENLAARDLTLSPSALARLDDLDRRERLVDFERAPWNAADD
- a CDS encoding ubiquinol-cytochrome c reductase iron-sulfur subunit, whose amino-acid sequence is MSADEDKYPGDSGRRRFVKGVVGGATLAGVGATGSAAINSVTSSTGAGGGPTESMVIENTDGPAPRGMPQVPIEIDGDELKGVWPEVKEKTQGGVTYEVAETDIGGMSYSSEWFHFCGMETYEAIRPSHEPAEGNYFVTGSNPTYEWQSEFGETDRLTVDMFSDYEEWGNGIGVSGLGKPASANWRSMETEKSLVVNVIRSPVIEQLVENGEAQGADGQTYSVDDSTQSWLQATAPKGFVAWLNKCTHFCCVPKYKGLGGSAKFDAADEVYCPCHQSVYEPFSIVPTLFTARPRPK
- a CDS encoding chemotaxis protein CheC; this encodes MYVDIQSLETFSRLASRGASTAADSLGQLTGTNVYVNVTDVTLMAAGDLRDTFAGREFVGVTVGLEGGIAGQTVMAFETDAAEVLLEKLMPGDGSVDDEAFARSGVQEAGNIMTSGFIDGWADHLGVGIDMTPPEYVRASGTDILPDGAFEDDRSGVFMFESRIRSLDDELEFTIYMLPEYSGFTDMLRRTGGGSSPAIPVDKLPEFNQMTKQGATSAADNITMMTGTETDVEVSRLRFVPIQDVPSEVGDTTVAGTIFELHGQPSGYLAILFDESSAEEVAQGMIPTETEPGIGEMERGALRELGNIMTSGFIDGWANVLGTSIEHTPPQFIHDMGSAVMDPLVSRLGRTQEHAFIIDSTVRTPDGDVRCDIYALPDQHELAEALDQIDDSASAGVGGP